Within Scomber japonicus isolate fScoJap1 chromosome 18, fScoJap1.pri, whole genome shotgun sequence, the genomic segment AGACTGACTGTTAATGACTCTGTTTACAGTTGGTTTACCTTTTACTGACAGCCCCGTCTCACTTTAcctgttactgtctgttttcTCCTCCGCAGTCTGTCCAGTGTTgggagcttttattttggttaaCTTCCGTCCTCCCAGCTGCTCTGTGTCCATCTGATCAATAACTGTCTGCAGTGTGGTTTCTCCGTGAGGCGGCAGGTGTGGCGAACAGCGGCGTTGCACCAGGGGAGGATTATGGGTAATGAGACGCCCGACGCTGGGTCACATCATGGACCGAGACGCACTGACGGACTGCTGTTTCCATGGAAACCAGACCAACACACTGCCAACACCAGCTGCCGTCGGGTGAAAACCTTGTAAACATGAAACACGGAGATACGAGCTTTCCATCTGACGGCAGTCATGTGACtcaatatttgatgttttttatgatgTTGTGTGTGCGTGAATATTTCCCAGCATCCTCCTTGTCTGAGTGAGAATATATGTAAAGAAGTTAATATTGATTGAATATTGATCAAAATGTTCCTCATATCAGGTTGATTGACAGAGCGGACCGATCAATTAAAGAAAGAATGTATTGTTTAAAACATGGCAGCAGGGTTCAGTGCTAACAGCTTTAATGGGTTAGGGTCGTAAATGTCGTGAGCTAATACTTGTTTTGTGTTCAAGTGACGTCtgaaatgattgtttttgttgttttatttcaaaattcAAACAGCTGACTGAGGTATATTTAAATACTAAGAACTGTCTGTATGAACATGATGTGATATTTCGGGTCCTGTTTGTTGATATTAAAGTATTTTCTGATGATTTACTGATTTCAGCTGTTCTGTTAAAGTTGGTGCAGAATCAATCAGTGATGCAGTAAAGTGTGTGATGTTGCAGTAAAGTGTGTGATGTTGCAGTAAAGTGTGTGATGCTGCAGTAAAGTGTGTTATGGTAGAAGCTGCAGCAGTATCAGAGTGTTTGTAGCTGTGGGTTAAGGTCagggttcaggttcaggttcagggtCAGGGTTCAGGTTCAGGGTTCAGATGTGGGTCCATGAGGTGGACAGGTAAGCACTGAGCCAGATGATTTGATAGGCAGCAGGTGTGAGGAACCCTGAGAGGAACCCTGACAGGAACCCTGAGAGGAACCCTGACAGGAACCCTGAGAGGAACCCTCACCTCCACAACTGGTTCAATTATCCACAAAGTTCAGCTGAGAGAAGAACCAGGACCTGAAGAGACCTGTGAGTGGAGGTAAGACCATGACCTCTGGCAGTATGTGGTTCAGCTCAGACTAGGACCAGACCCTGGCAGTATGTGGTTCAGCTCAGACTAGGACCAGACCCTGGCAGTATGTGGTTCAGTTCAGACTAGGACCAGACTCTGGCAGTATGTGGTTCAGCTCAGACTAGGACCAGACCCTGGCAGTATGTGGTTCAGCTCAGACTAGGACCAGACCCTGGCAGTATGTGGTTCAGCTCAGACGTTTAAATATTTCCTCCTGAAGTGATCCGCATCAGCTGATCGTTAATGACATCACAGAACGGTAACCTGGCAACAGCATCAGCTGATCGTTAATGACATCACAGAACGGTAACCTGGCAACAGCATCAGCTGATCGTTAATGACATCACAGAACGGTAACCTGGCAACAGCATCAGCTGGTGGAGTTACTGGTCTGATGTTAAACACAGAGTTTGATTGGCTGATGTTAAACAGGGTTAATGATGAGGagcgtcagggttagggttaggagaagaAGAACCCTTTAATGATGAGGAgcgtcagggtcagggttaggagaAGAAGAACCCTTTAATGATGAGGAgcgtcagggtcagggttaggagaAGAAGAACCCTTTAATGATGAGGagcgtcagggttagggttaggagaagaAGGACCCTTTAATGATGAGGagcgtcagggttagggttaggagaagaATCCTTTAATGATGAGGagcgtcagggttagggttaggagaagaATCCTTTAATGATGTGGagcgtcagggttagggttaggagaagaAGAATCCTTTAATGATGTGGagcgtcagggttagggttaggagaagaATCCTTTAATGATGAGGagcgtcagggttagggttagggttaggagaagaAGAATCCTTTAATGATGAGGagtgtcagggttagggttaggaggagaTGAATCCTTTAATGATGAGGagcgtcagggttagggttaggagaagaAGAATCCTTTAATGATGTGGagcgtcagggttagggttaggagaagaAGAATCCTTTAATGATGAGGagcgtcagggttagggttaggagaagaATCCTTTAATGATGAGGagcgtcagggttagggttaggagaagaAGAATCCTTTAATGATGAGGagcgtcagggttagggttaggagaagaATCCTTTAATGATGAGGagcgtcagggttagggttaggagaagaATCCTTTAATGATGTGGagcgtcagggttagggttaggagaagaAGAATCCTTTAATGATGAGGagcgtcagggttagggttaggagaagaAGAATCCTTTAATGATGAGGAgcgtcagggtcagggttaggagaAGAAGAATCCTTTAATGATGAGGagcgtcagggttagggttaggagaagaAGAATCCTTTAATGATGAGGAgcgtcagggtcagggttaggagaAGAATCCTTTAATGATGAGGagcgtcagggttagggttaggagaagaAGAATCCTTTAATGATGAGGagcgtcagggttagggttaggagaagaAGAATCCTTTAATGATGAGGagcgtcagggttagggttaggagaagaATCCTTTAATGATGAGGagcgtcagggttagggttaggagaagaAGAATCCTTTAATGATGAGGagcgtcagggttagggttaggagaagaTGAACCCTTTAATGATGAGGAGCGTCAGCTGCGACGGTTCAGATGCATCGCGTTAAAATAAATCCGATATGAATCCGAttcagcagccaatcagctctCAGTCTGCCCTCCACTCATCAGTTCAGCATTTAACAgtgtttgccccccccccccccccccccacgaaTAATAACCTGAACCTGATGAAGCGCGTTAAGGCAGATTTATAGATTTAATGACAGGAGGAGAGGCTTAGGagtgaaaaacatttattacatGAATTAAATACGACAGTAACTCGATGATCTGGAGTCTAAGACACCGTGAGATCccactcttcatcatcatcatcatcttcatcagggcAGTCGGTCCAGTTCACCTCGTTTACCTGCAGACACGTCAGAGAGTCACCAGTCGTTACTcaacaggtagacaggtagacaggtggggacagctagacaggtggggacaggtagacaggtggggacaggtagacaggtagacaggtggggACATGTGGGGACATGTggggacaggtagacaggtggggACATGTggggacaggtagacaggtggggacaggtgtgtacaggtagacaggtggacacgtggggacaggtagacaggtggggACATGTggggacaggtagacaggtggggacaggtgtgtacaggtagacaggtggacacgtggggacaggtagacaggtggagacaggtagacaggtagggacaggtagacaggtggggacaggtagacaggtggggACATGTGGGGACAGCtagacaggtggggacaggtagacaggtagggacaggtagacaggtggggacaggtagacaggtggggACATGTGGGGACAGCtagacaggtggggacaggtagacaggtggggacaggtagacaggtggacaggtggacaggtagacaggtggacaggtagacaggtggacaggtggggacaggtggggacaggtagacaggtggacaggtagacaggtggggACATGTggggacaggtagacaggtggacaggtagacaggtggacaggtggacaggtggacaggtggggacaggtggggacaggtagacaggtgagtTTACCTGCAGGACTCCTTCAGTGTGTTCAGGTATAAACTGATCTGAGGTCTGTTTCAGTTCCACCATCACTTTACCGtcagctgcagagagaagaagagtcagtactactgcagtactactctagtgctactgcagtactactctagtactactgcagtactactctagtgctactgcagtactattcTAGTACTATTGTAGTACTACTCTAGTACCTTGTACAGTACTACTctagtactactgcagtactactctAGTACCTTGTACAGTACTACTctagtactactgcagtactactctAGTACCTTGTACAGTACTAGtgtagtactactgcagtactactctACTGCTTTCtacataattaattaattattatcagTCTGTTCTAAcgagtctctaaagactctccagctgctcCAGCTAACGCTAACCAGCTAACGCTAACCCAGCTAACGCTAAcccagctaaccctaacccagctaaCGCTTCACTGCATCCTCTTCCTGTAAAATCtacaatataatttaaaatccttctcctcactttcaaagctcttaatgatcaggTTCCttatagaaccttatgaacctactagaacactgggCTCctagctcatagaaccttatgaacctactagaacactgcgctcccagctcatagaaccttatgaacctactagaacactgcgctcccagctcatagaaccttatgaacctactagaacactgcgctcccagctcatagaaccttatgaacctactagaaccctGTGCTTAGTACCCAGCAGTATGAGCAGGACTGAGGAGAACGCGTGGATCAGAGCTTTTTGTGTGACGAGTCTCTGAAGTCGACGTCGCTGCTGAATCAGAACGTCTGgacctgaaacacaaacacaacaatcaCTCAACCCGAACCCAGTAATCtattactctgttactctattactctgttactgttactCTATTACGCTGTTACTGATACTCTATTACTCTATTACTCTGTTACTCTCTGTaaaagaaacagcagcaggacTTTGCTGGATTGGTACTCTgactgtaaacaggaagtgaggctTGGTACTCTgactgtaaacaggaagtgaggctTGGTACTCTagctgtaaacaggaagtgaggctTGGTACTCTgactgtaaacaggaagtgaggctTGGTACTCTgactgtaaacaggaagtgaggctTGGTCCCACCTGTGCAGGTGAAGCAGTGTTCGGCGGCGGCGGCTCCTCGGGTGTTCTGACCGTGACGAGGGAAGctgagctgcagcagacagcCGAACCTGAGCCTCCGTCTGACCTcgccatcctcctcctcttcttcgttGGTGAGCTCCTTCATCTGAGGacgacagacaggaagtcacctgctgacacctgacacctgagcGGCGCTATGTCACATGATACATTTctcactgtgatgatgtcagaggtcCAGCCGTTGAATCCCAGGCAGTGATTGGCCAGTTCCAGGCAGCGGGCATGGCTCAGCGGTCTGccgtcagacaggaagtgaggtgTCTGTTTGGAGCTCAGcctcacctgaacacacaaaGGTGATCGgcctgttaccatggcaacaacccCGTCAGCTGGTTAATAAACATTGAATCGTCATTTGTAAGACGAGCGTGAGCTGAAAGCTCTGAGCACCTTGAGTGGAGAGCTCTGGAACAGCGAGCGTCCGTCAGTGCGTCGCTGAGCGGCGGCGGCGTGAGCGGCCGAGTAGAACTTCACCAAACCGTAAAAACCGGCAGGACTCAGAGGAAACACCTTCAGCAGGTAGAGCGGACCGAAGGACGAGAACACGGCGTGCAGGCTGCGCtgaaggaggagcagaagaagaaaagcgtCTCAGGTAAAAAGCGACAGTCAGGTGAAACGGTCTCGGGTAAACTTACATAAACGTCAGCGTGAGTCTGAGACGGCTCGATGTTCCACACAAACACCGTCTTATTGTTCTCCACAGGAACCACGAACTCCACCAGGTCCACCTGGACCGCCATCTACAACACAgtataataacataatacagtataataatataatatagtataataatataatacagtataataatataatacagtataataatataatacagtataataatataatatagtataataatatagtaactggatcatataaataaatgatttgctGCCTGTGAGCTTTAAATGTTATCAACAGTAAATTACTTAAATTACTTTATACTGTTTGACTCTGTTGTAGAAAAAAGTGTATCTTTAGATTAAAGTATATGATGTAAACATTAAATGTGCAGCATTAACCCTGCACCTTTTAATAAGTTAACCAAACTTTTAATAAGTTAACTAAGCCTTTAATAGGTTAACTAAGCCTTTAATAGGTTAACTAAGCCTTTAATAAGTTAACTAACCCTTTAATAAGTTAACTAACCCTTTAATAAGTTAACTAAGCCTTTAATAAGTTAACTAAGCCTTTAATAGGTTAACTAAGCCTTTAATGGGTTAACTAACCCTTTAATAAGTTAACTAAGCCTTTAATAGGTTAACTAAGCCTTTAATAGGTTAACTAAGCCTTTAATAAGTTAACTAAGCCTTTAATAGGTTAACTAAGCCTTTAATAAGTTAACCAAACTTTTAATAAGTTAACTAACCCTTTAATAGGTTAACTAAGCCTTTAATGGGTTAACTAACCCTTTAATAAGTTAACCAAACTTTTAATAAGTTAACTAAGCCTTTAATGGGTTAACTAACCCTTTAATAAGTTAACCAAACTTTTAATAAGTTAACTAAGCCTTTAATAGGTTAACTAAGCCTTTAATAGGTTAACTAAGCCTTTACTAAGTTAACTAAGCCTTTAATAAGTTAAATAAGCCTTTAATAGGTTAACTAAGCCTTTAATAAGTTAACTAAGTCTTTTATAAGTTAACTAAGCCTTTAATAGGTTAACTAAGCCTTTAATAAGTTAACTAAGCCTTTTATAAGTTAACTAAGCCTTTACTAAGTTAACTAAGCCTTTTATAAGTTAACTAAGCCTTTAATAGGTTAACTAAGCCTTTAATGGGTTAACTAACCCTTTAATAAGTTAACCAAACTTTTAATAAGTTAACTAAGCCTTTAATGGGTTAACTAACCCTTTAATAAGTTAACCAAACTTTTAATAAGTTAACTAAGCCTTTAATAGGTTAACTAAGCCTTTAATAGGTTAACTAAGCCTTTACTAAGTTAACTAAGCCTTTAATAAGTTAAATAAGCCTTTAATAGGTTAACTAAGCCTTTAATAAGTTAACTAAGTCTTTTATAAGTTAACTAAGCCTTTAATAGGTTAACTAAGCCTTTAATAAGTTAACTAAGCCTTTTATAAGTTAACTAAGCCTTTACTAAGTTAACTAAGCCTTTTATAAGTTAACTAAGCCTTTAATAAGTTAACTAACCCTTTAATGTTTAAACTTGCAGTATTAACTATTAACTCCGTTAAATCAGCAGATTTCTGAATGGAGTCTGGTTAGTTGcgttttacagtttaacattaatctgacattattattattatataatcaaACTTTTATAATAACGTCCTCAGCTCGTTAACTGGTGCTGTTTAACTTATTATcgttcattttatttattttaatcatttaaaataattttactCACACAAACTTTTCCGGTTTCATAAAATGGAGTTTACCGCGCTTCCGGTGAAGGGCGGGGCCTGTCCCCTTCTTCTTCCGGCAGGCTTACGCAAGCGTTACGCTGTTTGCgccggaccaaacggagcagtactaCCGgaaaccgtgtgtgtgtgtgtgtgtcggggggggGGTGTTGCTACCATAGACATAATAAAGAGTAGACGCCGCATCGACCGCTACTGCCTATTGGCGCTAAGGAGCCGTGGGGCCGCCATCTTGGACCGGTCACCCGCTCCACTGAGGAGCCGTGGGGCCGCCATCTTGGACCGGTCACCAGCTCCAGTCagtgtaatcttttttttttttttttttttttattgaacacaagttatacacaaaatacacatttatacaaAATACTCATAGAGGAAAATACAATCcaagtaagaaaataaaacatactttggggggggggtaacatgaaaaaagacatacacacaaacaataaggtaaacataaataaaaataaaaacagtaaggCATTAAGGCATTATAAGGCAAAGAGCATCGACATTTCAGaaagagattaaaataaaagatactTTGATATATCAGCTAATAATTTTTTTGCAGAGTTATTtgacttaattttttttatagagacaaaaaaaagtttgaaatcatttaaaaaacattggaaAGAGGGCTtcatttttctccacttacAACAGTGTATATGATATTTAGCCAGTAAAAGAATGACATTTACCACGAGAGACACTGATTTGTCAATTGTAtctatgtaaaaaataatatttgagatTTCTAATTTTGGGATGTCGTTCATTTTTAGAGATAGCCAGTCTCTAATTTCACGCCAAAAGGTTTGTGAGACaggacacaataaaaacatatgatCAAGTGATTCTTCAGATTCATTACAAAAAGCACAGGGGTCAACTTCAAATTTAAATCTTTGTCTCAAAAATTCAGCGGTTGGATAAATTTTATTGAtcaatttaaaatgagtttcctTGACTTTTGGGGGGATGGGCCATTTGATATAATTTGAGTGGGCTTTTTCTAGTGTAGACAAACTTAAAGACTGAAGTGTCAGAATATAACCCTCTGTGATAGTCATTAAATGATCTCGACTTAAAGACAGCACTTATAAACTTGttattacatttcttatccaataACCCATAATCCTCAATAACTAACACAGGAAGTGCTGTCTCAATATCTCCATACATTAGAGCACTTTTAATCAAATGAATAAGTGGCAGGGGAATGGCTTTACAAACCTTCATAAATTCTGCATGACAATTTAaaccatatttattcaaaaaggaTGCAAAATCAAATACATTCCCAGTATCATCCAGCAAATCAGTGACAAAAACTATCCCTTTCTCAAACCAGTCAGTGTAATCTGTGTGGCAGCGCATTTAATCAATCATAACTTCCTGAATACTTAACTGATTTTCACGCGGGTTTTTTTCCTGCAAACGTCATACATGTAGCTATGATACAGGACACATGGTTTGGcatatattaatattcataGTGGACTTAACAGTAATAGAATAGTCTGATATGTGATATATATGATGTTTGATAGGTATTTTGCAGAAAACACTCTgcgtatatatgtatatatatatatatatatgtgtgtgtgtgtgtgtgtatatatatatatatatatatatatatatatatatatatttgattacGGGTGCGCACctgtaaacaaacaaatctgAGAGCAGAGATCTGCGAGCACAAGTTGAGTGcgagagttttgagagaaaatatcacaaaatctgaacatgaaatcaataaatactgctctcaaatccatttaatatgctcttgaattatggtagggaataaactccatagtgtgtgtgtgtgtgtgtgtgtgtgtgtgtgtgtgtgtgtgtgtgtgtgtgtgagagcacagTGGCCTGACAgatctgtgttgctgctttttAGACCAATCACACCTAAATCTTCTAAAGTGTAGAAGCAGTTCATGCTTCATAAAACTATAAAGTGTGTGCTGCATCCTgccgagggttagggttcggctTTTATGCATCAAATCAATGATATCATGTGACTGTGGatcattagggttagggttagatgatATCATGTGACTGTGGATCATTAGGGTTAGATGATATCATGTGACTGTGGatcattagggttagggttagatgatatcatgtgactgtggatcattagggttagggttagatgatatcatgtgactgtggatcattagggttagggttagatgatATCATGTGACTGTGGATCATTAGCGTTAGGGTTAGATGATATCATGTGACTGTGGatcattagggttagggttagatgatATTATGTGACTGTGGatcattagggttagggttagatgatgtcatgtgactgtgGATCATTAGGGTTAGATGatatcatgtgactgtgtggatcattagggttagggttagatgatatcatgtgactgtggatcattagggttagggttagatgatatcatgtgactgtgtggatcattagggttagggttagatgatatcatgtgactgtgtggatcattagggttagggttagatgatatcatgtgactgtggatcattagggttagggttagatgatATCATGTGACTGTGGATCATTAGGGTTAGATGATATCATGTGACTGTGGATCATTAGGGTTAGATGatatcatgtgactgtgtggatcattagggttagggttagatgatatcatgtgactgtggatcattagggttagggttagatgatATCATGTGACTGTGGATCATTAGGGTTAGATGATATCATGTGACTGTGGATCATTAGGGTTAGATGatatcatgtgactgtgtggatcattagggttagggttagatgatatcatgtgactgtgtggatcattagggttagggttagatgatatcatgtgactgtggatcattagggtta encodes:
- the rdm1 gene encoding RAD52 motif-containing protein 1, which gives rise to MAVQVDLVEFVVPVENNKTVFVWNIEPSQTHADVYRSLHAVFSSFGPLYLLKVFPLSPAGFYGLVKFYSAAHAAAAQRRTDGRSLFQSSPLKVRLSSKQTPHFLSDGRPLSHARCLELANHCLGFNGWTSDIITMKELTNEEEEEDGEVRRRLRFGCLLQLSFPRHGQNTRGAAAAEHCFTCTGPDVLIQQRRRLQRLVTQKALIHAFSSVLLILLADGKVMVELKQTSDQFIPEHTEGVLQVNEVNWTDCPDEDDDDDEEWDLTVS